The DNA sequence ATTATCAATCAGCTTGGCCTTTTCCTGGGCGGGCTTTCCCCAAAGCAGGAATACGACCGGCCTTTCCCTTTCATTCAGCAGGGCAATAACGCTATTGGTAAAAGTCTCCCACCCCTTATTTTTATGGGAATGGGCTTCCCCCTCCCGCACGGTCAAAACGGTATTCAGCAGCAGGACACCCTGCTCCGCCCAGCTGACCAGATACCCGTTATCAGGGATTTTGCAGCCAAGGTCTTCATGAAGCTCCTTGAAAATATTCCTTAAGGAGGGGGGAATCCTGGTCTGCGGCTTGACCGAGAAGCTCAAACCATGGGCCTGTCGCGGTCCATGGTACGGATCCTGCCCCAGGATGACCACTTTTACATCCTCATAATCGGTATACTTCAGGCTGTTGAAGATATCTTCCCTGGCCGGATAGACCGTCTCGCTCGCATATTCTTCTTCCAGGAATCTTTCCAGTTCATGAAAATACGCTTTTTCGAACTCCTCTTCCAGAAGCTCGCCCCAGCGGTTATTTAATAGCTGCATCAGAATCCCCCTTATAGCTGACAGAGGCCTCATAGCCCAGCCTGCCAAAAAATTCGCTGATCGTTTTTTCTGCGTTCTTCTCAGCAAGTTCAAGAATCCCCTGGTCAATCGCTTCCGCTTCTACCAGTTCCTTTGCCTCTGCTGCAAGGCTGTATGCCTCATCCCAGTTCACATCATCCCGAAAAATCCCGGAAGCCGAAAAGGTCTGGACATGCTCAAGATCGAGCGACGGCTCCTGGAGGATGCTTGCCTTCGGAAGGGAAACTTCAATCCTCTTATCCTCTTCCGACACCTTGATATCCTTTTCTCCAACCTGCTCAAGATCGACCCCTGCCGTTACCGTTCCCGGGACAATAAGCAGAAGCTTGCGCTTTGTCCCCGGCAGATCCGTTTCTATCTGCCTGCCAAACAGTTCATTGTCTTCTTTTTCAATCACGGCCTTCACGAGCGCCTGTGATGATGCCAGCGTTGACAGGCCGCGCACCTGTTCTATAAAACTCCCTTTCTCTTCTTGAGCTGATGACCCTGTATAAAAATAAAAGATTCCTGCTGTAAGCAAAATTCCGATCATAATAAGCGACAATAAAAGCAGCCCGATTTTCCAGCTCCACTTCCTGAATCCGTAGCGCAAAAACCGTGAAAACGTGAACGCACCCCCGCTGCCTTCAAGAGCGGCGGCACTTGCAGCCTGCTTGCGGGAAGTTTTCAGTTCCTTCATAAGCGCCTCCATCTGTTCTAATACTTCCTGTTCTTTTTTCAATATCTCCGCTCCTTTTCTATACCCGTTCGTTTCCATTATAAAATGAGAACTGCCTTTTTTGTAAAATTTTGCTGAAACATTGTACACAAAGATTGAAGTTTAAGTATGGAAAAAAAGGATAAATAAAAGAATAAGCGGACAGGCACATTGTCCAAAAAAATTAGAGGAGGAATTATTCATGTATAAAATTGAGGTTTGTGAAAACGGCGTACAAGCAACGGATACTATTAAGACTTTAACAGCAGAAGGCTATGAAAAGGACAATATCTTTATTTTTGCGCATGACGAAAACCGTTCCGAAGATTTAACTGATGCTACCAACACTGGGAGCGTCGGCTTGAAGGAACAGGGCTTATTTGATTCTGTCGGCAATATGTTCAATAAGCGCGGCGACGAGCTCCGCAACAAGTTCGAAGCTCTCGGCCTTTCAAAGGTGGAAGCTGAGCAATACGAAAAGGTGCTTGATGAAGGCAAGCTTGTCATTGTAGGTTCAAACGAATAAGTAAGAAGGTTCTCCAGCCGTTCCGGGACACCCCCCGGGACGGCTTTCTTACTGAAAAAAACAGAACCCCTCTGCAGCCAGGCAGAGGGGTTCCTGTATTTAACCCAGCAGACGCTGGTAGATGGCTTTTGCATGGGACTCATCCTTCGTGCCATGGATGAGGGCCCGGCCGTCACTGAAAAAGACGGCCCTTTCGGCACCCAGCTCGGCAGACAGAAGATAGGGATTGCCCTTTACTTCATAGCCGAGCCGGCCAAGCTGCCCTGCCAGCCCTTCGAGATCCAGGTCCCGCTTACCGGGCGGGCGGATCTGGACCGTATCCCGGCCGCAGAGTACGGCTGTCCTGGTCCGGTTATCCTGCTCCAGGTAAGGATAGGTCCTTTCAGCCCCGCATGAAGGGCAGCCCGGATCCTTGGCTTTGGCAGTCCCCATATTTGTATACTGGCTGTGCCAAAGATCGAAGCTGACAAACGAAGTCCTGACAGCGTCCCAGTCTTCTGCCAGGATTTTCAGCGCCTCTGCCCCCTGATGGGCTACGGTCATCTGGACGGCCGGTCCGATGATGCCGCCTGTATCACAGGTAAGCCCCTGCAGCGGAACAGCTTTCAGAAGGCAATTCAGGCATGGGGTTTTGCCCGGGATCACGGTAAAGCTCATTCCAAAGCTGCCGACACAGGCTCCGTAAATCCATGGTATTCCAAGTTTCTGGGACAGATCATTGATGACCATCCTTGTTTCAAAATTGTCAGTGGCATCAATCATCAGATCAGTTCCAGGCGCAAGCTCAGCCAGAAGTGAAGGATCTGCATCCCCGACAATGCAGCTTAAGTTGACGGAAGAATTTATTTCCTTCAGCCGCCTTTCTGCCGCCTTTGCTTTCGGCAGTTTTTCCCTGGCATCCTTCTCTGCATAAAGCTGCTGCCTCTGAAGATTGCTTTCTTCCACATAATCTCTGTCAATGATCGTCATACTCCCGACCCCCGCACGGATCAGGAGCTCTGCACAGCCGGAGCCCAGCGCCCCGGCCCCGATGATCAGGACATGCTTCCGGGCGATCTTCTCCTGTCCCGCCGTGCCGATTCCGGGAAAAAGCGTCTGGCGCGAATATCTTTCGTCCAACCTATTCCCCTCCTCAGCCGCCGCTGACCGGCGGGATGAAAGCGATGACGTCTCCCTCTTTGATCAGCTCGTGATCCAGGGCGAACTCTTCGTTCACTGCTGTCATTACGGTTTCCAGATTAAGGTGATAGGCTTCAGTTAAAATGGCTTTCAGTTCATTGATCGTCTTGCCCGCGGCGTCAAGCTCGATTTCTTCCTTGCCTGCACTTTCACGCAAGTGGGCAAACAGTTTGATTTTATTCATCCAGATCCTCCTTTTGCGGACGGCCAGCCGGATAAGAAACGGTTTCAAGCTGGTTGCCGATCCATTCTTCCCCGTCCTCCCAGTGTTCCTTTTTCCAGATAGGGACTATCTCCTTGATTCTTTCGATGGCATAGCGGTTCGCTTCATAGGCATCCGCCCTGTGCGGGGTAGATACAGCAATGACGACGGCTATATCGGTAATATCCAGCCTGCCTGTCCGGTGGGTGATGGCTGCCTTCGCGCCTTCCCATTTTTCTTCTATTTCATGACCGATCTGCTCAAGCTTCTTCACTGCCATTGATTCATATGCTTCATAGACGAGATACAGGGTTTTCTTGCCGCCCGTCAGCTCCCTGACCGTCCCGATAAACACGGTGACCGCCCCAGCATTGCGCTGGATGACTTTATCAGTGACAGCCTGAACATCAATCGGTTCTTTTGATAGTTCAAAATCCATTTTTTCACCTCTTAGGATTCTCGATGTTTTTATCTATATAGAATAGCAGGATTGGCTTTCCATTCCCAATTTTAAGATTCCCTGCCGAGCATACGCTTAGCCTGCTCGTATTCAGAAGGATGGTTCATATTGAAAAAACAGGCCTCCTCACCAC is a window from the Bacillus infantis NRRL B-14911 genome containing:
- a CDS encoding molybdenum cofactor biosynthesis protein MoaE, translating into MDFELSKEPIDVQAVTDKVIQRNAGAVTVFIGTVRELTGGKKTLYLVYEAYESMAVKKLEQIGHEIEEKWEGAKAAITHRTGRLDITDIAVVIAVSTPHRADAYEANRYAIERIKEIVPIWKKEHWEDGEEWIGNQLETVSYPAGRPQKEDLDE
- a CDS encoding uracil-DNA glycosylase produces the protein MQLLNNRWGELLEEEFEKAYFHELERFLEEEYASETVYPAREDIFNSLKYTDYEDVKVVILGQDPYHGPRQAHGLSFSVKPQTRIPPSLRNIFKELHEDLGCKIPDNGYLVSWAEQGVLLLNTVLTVREGEAHSHKNKGWETFTNSVIALLNERERPVVFLLWGKPAQEKAKLIDNPSHIILKSVHPSPLSARRGFFGSHHFSKTNQILKDNGEEEIDWQIPDL
- a CDS encoding general stress protein, which encodes MYKIEVCENGVQATDTIKTLTAEGYEKDNIFIFAHDENRSEDLTDATNTGSVGLKEQGLFDSVGNMFNKRGDELRNKFEALGLSKVEAEQYEKVLDEGKLVIVGSNE
- the moaD gene encoding molybdopterin converting factor subunit 1, whose product is MNKIKLFAHLRESAGKEEIELDAAGKTINELKAILTEAYHLNLETVMTAVNEEFALDHELIKEGDVIAFIPPVSGG
- a CDS encoding ThiF family adenylyltransferase — encoded protein: MDERYSRQTLFPGIGTAGQEKIARKHVLIIGAGALGSGCAELLIRAGVGSMTIIDRDYVEESNLQRQQLYAEKDAREKLPKAKAAERRLKEINSSVNLSCIVGDADPSLLAELAPGTDLMIDATDNFETRMVINDLSQKLGIPWIYGACVGSFGMSFTVIPGKTPCLNCLLKAVPLQGLTCDTGGIIGPAVQMTVAHQGAEALKILAEDWDAVRTSFVSFDLWHSQYTNMGTAKAKDPGCPSCGAERTYPYLEQDNRTRTAVLCGRDTVQIRPPGKRDLDLEGLAGQLGRLGYEVKGNPYLLSAELGAERAVFFSDGRALIHGTKDESHAKAIYQRLLG
- a CDS encoding DUF4230 domain-containing protein, which translates into the protein MKKEQEVLEQMEALMKELKTSRKQAASAAALEGSGGAFTFSRFLRYGFRKWSWKIGLLLLSLIMIGILLTAGIFYFYTGSSAQEEKGSFIEQVRGLSTLASSQALVKAVIEKEDNELFGRQIETDLPGTKRKLLLIVPGTVTAGVDLEQVGEKDIKVSEEDKRIEVSLPKASILQEPSLDLEHVQTFSASGIFRDDVNWDEAYSLAAEAKELVEAEAIDQGILELAEKNAEKTISEFFGRLGYEASVSYKGDSDAAIK